The following proteins are co-located in the Telopea speciosissima isolate NSW1024214 ecotype Mountain lineage chromosome 9, Tspe_v1, whole genome shotgun sequence genome:
- the LOC122640348 gene encoding homeobox-leucine zipper protein ROC2-like, producing MPAGMMVSARHVPPVMGNNGFGSTSGLSLAQPNLMEGQHQQQQLPMEMSHNPSESDMVKLIRDEEFESKSGSENLEGGSGDDQDPSNRPKKKRYHRHTQHQIQEMESFFKDCPHPDDKQRKELSRELGLEPLQVKFWFQNKRTQMKTQHERHENTQLRNENDKLRTENMRYKEALSNASCPNCGGPTTIGEMSFDEHHLRIENARLREEIDRISGIAAKYVGGKSAMIPFPSLNPQGARPLDLGVGNYGVHNAGAEMYGAGDLLRSITAPTEADKPMVIELAVAAMEELIRMAQLGEPLWLPGLDATTEILSEEEYIRNFPRGIGPKPFGLKSEASRETAVVIMNHINLVEILMDVNQWVNVFSGIVSRGMTLEVLSTGVAGNYNGALQVMTAEFQVPSPLVPTRESYFVRYCKQHADGTWAVVDVSLDNLRPNPGTKCRRRPSGCLIQEMPNGYSKVIWVEHVEVDDRAVHNIYRPLVNSGLAFGAKRWVATLDRQCERLASAMASNIPSGDVGVITSQEGRKSMLKLAERMVISFCAGVSASTAHTWTTLSGSVAEDVRVMTRKSVDDPGRPPGIVLSAATSFWLPVPPNRVFHFLRDENSRSEWDILSNGGVVQEMAHIANGRDHGNCVSLLRVNSANSSQSNMLILQESCTDSTGSYVIYAPVDIVAMNVVLNGGDPDYVALLPSGFAILPDGPTIHGGIVNDEVGSGGSLLTVAFQILVDSAPSAKLSLGSVATVNSLIACTVDRIKAAVSCENA from the exons ATGCCTGCAGGGATGATGGTTTCAGCGAGACACGTGCCACCGGTGATGGGTAACAATGGATTTGGCTCTACCTCGGGTCTTTCACTTGCTCAG CCAAACCTTATGGAGGGTCAGCACCAGCAGCAGCAACTTCCTATGGAGATGAGTCATAACCCATCAGAAAGTGATATGGTGAAGCTGATCAGagatgaagaatttgagagcaaaTCTGGTAGTGAGAATCTTGAAGGTGGTTCCGGCGATGATCAAGATCCCTCTAACCGTCCTAAGAAGAAGCGTTACCACCGCCATACTCAACACCAAATCCAAGAAATGGAATC ATTTTTCAAAGATTGTCCTCATCCAGATGACAAGCAAAGGAAGGAACTTAGCCGTGAATTAGGGTTAGAGCCTTTACAGGTTAAGTTTTGGTTCCAAAATAAGAGAACCCAAATGAAG ACCCAACATGAGCGTCATGAGAATACACAGCTGAGAAACGAGAACGACAAGCTCCGGACAGAGAACATGAGGTACAAAGAAGCCCTAAGCAATGCTTCATGCCCTAACTGTGGAGGCCCAACTACTATCGGCGAGATGTCTTTCGATGAACATCATCTGAGGATTGAGAATGCTCGACTTAGAGAAGAG ATTGATAGGATTTCGGGCATTGCCGCGAAATATGTGGGAGGCAAGTCGGCTATGATCCCCTTCCCTTCTCTCAACCCTCAAGGCGCCCGTCCCCTTGACTTAGGTGTTGGGAACTATGGAGTTCACAATGCCGGAGCGGAGATGTATGGAGCAGGTGATCTACTTAGATCAATAACCGCACCGACTGAGGCTGATAAGCCGATGGTCATCGAGCTTGCTGTTGCAGCAATGGAGGAACTGATTAGAATGGCTCAACTTGGGGAACCCTTGTGGCTTCCTGGCCTTGATGCTACTACTGAAATTTTAAGTGAGGAAGAATATATAAGGAACTTCCCTAGAGGAATTGGACCAAAACCCTTTGGGTTGAAATCTGAAGCCTCTAGGGAAACTGCTGTTGTTATCATGAATCACATTAACCTTGTTGAGATCCTCATGGATGTG AATCAGTGGGTGAATGTTTTCTCTGGCATTGTTTCAAGAGGCATGACACTTGAAGTCCTATCAACTGGTGTAGCAGGAAACTACAATGGAGCTCTTCAAGTG ATGACAGCAGAGTTCCAAGTCCCCTCCCCGCTTGTTCCAACGCGCGAAAGTTACTTTGTAAGGTATTGTAAGCAACATGCCGACGGAACTTGGGCAGTGGTTGATGTTTCCTTGGACAATTTACGGCCTAACCCAGGAACGAAATGTCGAAGAAGGCCTTCGGGTTGTTTAATTCAAGAAATGCCAAATGGGTACTCAAAG GTCATCTGGGTTGAACATGTAGAAGTTGATGATAGAGCAGTTCACAACATATACAGACCTTTAGTTAATTCCGGACTTGCATTTGGTGCGAAACGATGGGTTGCTACGTTAGATCGACAGTGCGAACGTCTGGCTAGTGCAATGGCCAGTAATATTCCTTCTGGAGATGTTGGTG TAATAACAAGtcaagaaggaagaaagagtaTGTTGAAGCTGGCTGAGAGGATGGTTATAAGCTTTTGTGCTGGTGTTAGTGCTTCAACTGCTCATACATGGACTACATTATCTGGTAGTGTTGCTGAAGATGTAAGGGTCATGACCAGAAAAAGCGTAGACGATCCAGGGAGGCCTCCCGGTATTGTGCTGAGCGCCGCCACTTCCTTCTGGCTTCCTGTCCCACCAAATAGAGTTTTTCATTTCCTTCGCGATGAGAACTCTCGCAGTGAG TGGGATATCCTCTCAAATGGCGGTGTTGTGCAAGAAATGGCGCACATTGCAAACGGTCGTGATCATGGCAACTGTGTCTCTCTACTGCGTGTGAAT AGTGCAAATTCAAGCCAAAGCAACATGCTGATATTACAAGAGAGCTGCACTGATTCGACGGGTTCTTATGTAATCTACGCTCCTGTTGACATTGTTGCTATGAATGTGGTACTAAATGGTGGAGATCCAGACTATGTTGCTCTGTTACCATCAGGGTTTGCTATACTACCTGATGGACCAACAATTCATGGAGGAATAGTTAATGATGAGGTTGGGTCTGGTGGATCTCTTCTCACAGTTGCATTTCAGATCTTGGTGGATTCAGCTCCAAGTGCAAAACTCTCTCTTGGATCTGTGGCTACTGTTAACAGTCTCATTGCTTGCACTGTTGATAGAATTAAAGCTGCAGTTTCATGTGAGAATGCATGA